In the genome of Planococcus donghaensis, the window TGGTAGCTTATATCCATTGTTTGAGAATAATCTTTAGCCGTTTCAAAAGGAAACGAAATTCCGAGCGTTAATTTGTTTTCTTTAAACGTTCGTGCAAACCCATTATGAGATTGAAAATTGTTCACGTTTGTTCCACCTGACTGTTGTATTGTTTTAACTAACATGGATAATAACTATCCACATTAGAATAGCAGTGTCGTTAATTAAAGTAAATATTTCTGTTTGAAGACTCATCATAAAAAAACTTGCAAAACCTGTATGATTGAAAAGAATATAAGTTGTTACTTTTCTGGAACTATCTGCGCAAGCAAACGTATATAGTACTATACAACTCAAGGAGGTCATCCAATGTCGAAGTACTCAATTCACCAATTTGTTCAAAAAACAAAACAAGACGAAAATGCACGTGAATTTTTCGAACTCGAAACAGATCGTCTTTTAGAAGTGAATTTGAATGGGCTTGTTTGGGCAAAAGCCGGCTCTATGATTTCTTACGAAGGCAATATTAAATTTGAGCGTGAAGGCATGCTCGAGCATGGACTTGGAAAATTTGTTAAAAAAGCTTTCAGTGGTGAAGGCGCACAATTGATGAAAGCACATGGTGAAGGCAAACTTTATGTTGCTGACAGCGGCAAAAAGATTACTGTGTTGGATCTCGAAGGCGAAAGTATTTACATCAACGGAAATGATCTTCTTGCTTTTCAAGATGGTTTAGTATGGGATATTAAACTCATGCGACGTGTTGCCGGAATGATGGCTGGTGGGCTGTTTAATATTCGATTAGAAGGTGAAGGACTTGTGGCTTTTACCTCTCATTACGAACCGCTCACTTTACTTGTGACGCCTGACAAGCCTATTTACACTGATCCAAATGCAACAGTTGCTTGGTCAGGTAGTTTAGAACCTGATTTTGTGACAGACATTCAATTGAAAAGTTTGTTTGGACGAGGAAGCGGCGAGTCCGTACAGATGAAGTTTTCCGGAAATGGATTTGTTGTGGTGCAGCCTTACGAGGAGGTTTATCAAGCTTTGCAGAAATGACTTTCGCCATGTACTATGATGCATTTAAATTATTTACAGAAAAAAGGTTCTGGATTAACTACCAGAACCTTTTTAAATAGAGGTTCTACAAAAAAAGTCGCGATTAAGAGACTCTTATTCAAAATCGTACGTTAAATCCCATTGCTTACGAGCTTCATCCATTAACTCCATCACATTTTCCGAAAGAGCTAACGTCCAACTTTCTTTCTTATGTACTACCAAATCTTCCATAGCCTCCACCTCATAGTGGAGAGCTCTCTCACTTTCGCCCGCTTTAATCGTTTCGATAGCACCGTCTGATGAATATGTGACGGTGGCCAGGTCTGCTCTTGGGAAATTGTCTACTGTTATGTAACCTTTATCTCCTGCGATAATTGCACGTATTGGGAGATCTGCTCGCAAAGCAAGCGTTACAACAGCCAATTGACCTTGCTCGTTTTTCATCACGATTGCTGATTGTTCATCTACCCCGGTATCATGTTTCTTTACAGTCGTAAGCAGCTCGGTTGGGTGACTAGATAAAAAGTAACGCATGAAAGTTAATGCGTATGTACCAAGGTCTAACAAACCGCCCCCCGCTAAATCCGGATTAAAAAAACGGTTTGTTGGATCATCTTCTTTACAGCTACCAAATGTTACATTAATCATATTCACATTGCCAATATCACCCGCAACGACTCGATCCTGTAACTCTTGGTAGATCGGCATATGATAGATGGTCATAGCTTCCATTACAATTAGATTTTTGGATCTTGCCAACTTCATAATTACCTTTAGCTGTTCTGTATTCATCGTAATCGCCTTTTCACAGAGCACATGTTTGTTCTTGTTTAACGCCGCTAACATAATATCATAGTGAA includes:
- a CDS encoding Gfo/Idh/MocA family protein, encoding MKRLNWGIIGPGSIAEDFGKAIHDVNGHVFGVWGRNYEKTKAFAEHIGVEHVYKSMDSMLSDKQIDIVYIATPHHLHYDIMLAALNKNKHVLCEKAITMNTEQLKVIMKLARSKNLIVMEAMTIYHMPIYQELQDRVVAGDIGNVNMINVTFGSCKEDDPTNRFFNPDLAGGGLLDLGTYALTFMRYFLSSHPTELLTTVKKHDTGVDEQSAIVMKNEQGQLAVVTLALRADLPIRAIIAGDKGYITVDNFPRADLATVTYSSDGAIETIKAGESERALHYEVEAMEDLVVHKKESWTLALSENVMELMDEARKQWDLTYDFE
- a CDS encoding AIM24 family protein; this encodes MSKYSIHQFVQKTKQDENAREFFELETDRLLEVNLNGLVWAKAGSMISYEGNIKFEREGMLEHGLGKFVKKAFSGEGAQLMKAHGEGKLYVADSGKKITVLDLEGESIYINGNDLLAFQDGLVWDIKLMRRVAGMMAGGLFNIRLEGEGLVAFTSHYEPLTLLVTPDKPIYTDPNATVAWSGSLEPDFVTDIQLKSLFGRGSGESVQMKFSGNGFVVVQPYEEVYQALQK